Proteins encoded by one window of Thunnus thynnus chromosome 3, fThuThy2.1, whole genome shotgun sequence:
- the LOC137180440 gene encoding tripartite motif-containing protein 16-like: MEQKGVQLDRETFSCSICLDLLKDPVAIPCGHSYCMSCIKGFWDGEDERKIYSCPQCRQAFTPRPVLVKNTMLAALVEQLKKTGLQAAPADHCYAGPEDVACDVCTGRKLKAIKSCLQCLVSYCEKHLQPHFESTKFKKHKLVDPSEKLQENICSRHDEVMKMFCRTDQQSICYLCSVDEHKGHDTVSAAAERTERQRELEVSRQNIQQRIQDREKDVKLLQQEVEAVSRSADKAVEDSKKILTELIRLLQKRSSDVKQQIRSQQETEVSRVKELQEKLEQEITELKRKDAELKKLSHTEDHNQFLLNYPSLSQLSASTDSSSINIRPLRHFEDVTAAVSELRDQLQDILREKWTNISLTVTVVDVLLSEPEPKTRAGFLKYSREITLDPNTANTLLLLSDGNRKAERTSQIHSYPRHPGRFTGWSQVLSRESLTRRCYWEVKWGGRRVDVAVAYKDISRDGGWNECVFGFNDKSWMLICDTDSYIFWFNNISTRVSGPVSSRVGVYLDHRAGILSFYSVSETMTLLHRVQTTFTQPLYAGLWFGPGTTAELCKLK; the protein is encoded by the coding sequence atggagcagaaaggagttcagctggaccgagaaaccttctcttgttcgatctgtctggatctactgaaggatccggtggctattccctgtggacacagttactgcatgagctgtattaaaggcttctgggatggagaggatgagaggaagatCTatagctgccctcagtgcagacaggccttcacaccgaggcctgtcctggtgaaaaacaccatgttagcagctttagtggagcagctgaagaagactggactccaagctgctcctgctgatcactgctatgctggacctgaagatgtggcctgtgatgtctgcactgggaggaagctgaaagccatcaagtcctgtctgcagtgtctcgtctcttactgtgagaaacacctccagCCTCACTTTGAATCAACTAAATTtaagaaacacaagctggtcgacccctcggagaagctccaggagaacatctgctctcgtcatgatgaggtgatgaagatgttctgtcgtactgatcagcagagtatctgttatctctgctctgtggatgaacataaaggccacgacacagtctcagctgcagcagaaaggactgagaggcagagagagctcgaggtgagtcgacaaaacatccagcagagaatccaggacagagagaaagatgtgaagctgcttcaacaggaggtggaggccgtcagtcgctctgctgataaagcagtggaggacagtaaGAAGATCctcactgagctgatccgtctcctccagaaaagaagctctgatgtgaagcagcagatcagatcccagcaggaaactgaagtgagtcgagtcaaagagcttcaggagaagctggagcaggagatcactgagctgaagaggaaagacgctgaactgaagaagctctcacacacagaggatcacaaccagtttctactcaactacccctcactgtcacaactcagtgcatctacagactcatccagcatcaatatccgtcctctgagacactttgaggatgtgacagcagctgtgtcagagctcagagatcaactacaggacatcctgagggagaaatggacaaacatctcactgacagtgactgttgtggacgttttactgtcagaaccagaacccaagaccagagctggattcttaaaatattcacgtgaaatcactctggatccaaacacagcaaacacactgctgttattatctgatgggaacagaaaagcagaacgAACGAGTCAAATACACTCATATCCTCGTCACCCAGGCAGGTTCACTGGATGGagtcaggtcctgagtagagagagtctgactagacgttgttactgggaggtgaaGTGGGGAGGGAGAAGAGTTGatgtagcagtcgcatacaaggATATCAGCAGAGACGGAGGCTGGAATGAATGTGTATTTGGATTCAATGACAAATCTTGGATGTTAATTTGTGACACTGACAGTTATATattttggttcaacaacatCTCAACTCGCGTCTCAGGTCCTgtttcctccagagtaggagtgtacctggatcacagagcaggtattctgtccttctacagcgtctctgaaaccatgactctcctccacagagtccagaccacattcactcagcctctctatgctggactttggTTTGGTCCTGGAAccacagctgagttgtgtaaactgaaatag